One genomic segment of Nonomuraea coxensis DSM 45129 includes these proteins:
- a CDS encoding aldehyde dehydrogenase (NADP(+)): MIYGHDPRTGQTVGDALPETDTADVDLVVSAAAAAGQAWRATPAAERAQALEAVADALAAHVDELWQLADQETALGEVRLRGEVARTAGQFRLFAEVIRDGGYLEAIIDHADASLTPPRPDVRRMKHALPGVVAVFAASNFPFAFSVAGGDTASALAAGCAVVVKAHPGHPNTSERVAKIVREALPYPDLLGLVQGMRAGGDLVKHPLVAAAGFTGSVAGGKAIQKLIDERETPIPFYGELGSVNPVVVLPSAPVDKVAAGFAGSVTLGVGQFCTNPGLMFVPEGDELRKALVEAVEGTSGGPMLAERIRDGYLGGVERLGELRLLAEGKAGEGSWAVTPKVFTTDVDTFAGKLPEIGEECFGPASIVVTYREVGELRAVLERLDGSLTATVHGTDPDEAAEVVEVLGRKAGRLIWNGWPTGVAVCWAMHHGGPWPSATTTSTSVGATAIERWVAPTAYQDWPEALLPDELKDGNPLGIPRRVDGRLRLGG; the protein is encoded by the coding sequence ATGATCTACGGACACGACCCCAGGACCGGCCAGACCGTGGGCGACGCCCTGCCAGAGACCGACACCGCCGACGTCGACCTGGTCGTTTCCGCCGCGGCGGCGGCCGGGCAGGCCTGGCGGGCCACCCCGGCAGCCGAGCGGGCGCAGGCGCTGGAGGCGGTCGCCGACGCCCTCGCCGCGCACGTGGACGAGCTGTGGCAGCTCGCCGACCAGGAGACCGCACTCGGCGAGGTACGCCTGCGCGGCGAGGTCGCCCGTACGGCGGGGCAGTTCCGGCTCTTCGCCGAGGTGATCAGGGATGGCGGCTACCTGGAGGCGATCATCGATCACGCCGACGCCTCCCTGACCCCGCCGCGGCCGGACGTACGGCGGATGAAGCACGCGCTGCCGGGCGTGGTGGCGGTGTTCGCGGCGAGCAACTTCCCGTTCGCGTTCTCGGTGGCCGGGGGCGACACCGCCTCGGCGCTGGCGGCCGGATGTGCGGTGGTCGTGAAGGCGCACCCGGGGCACCCCAACACCTCCGAGCGCGTGGCGAAGATCGTGCGGGAGGCGCTGCCGTACCCGGATCTGCTGGGGCTGGTCCAGGGCATGCGGGCCGGAGGGGACCTGGTCAAGCATCCGCTGGTGGCGGCGGCCGGGTTCACCGGGTCGGTGGCCGGGGGGAAGGCGATCCAGAAGCTGATCGACGAACGGGAGACGCCCATCCCGTTCTACGGCGAGCTCGGGAGCGTCAACCCGGTGGTCGTGCTGCCGTCCGCGCCTGTGGACAAGGTGGCGGCCGGGTTCGCGGGGTCGGTGACGCTGGGGGTCGGGCAGTTCTGCACGAACCCGGGGCTGATGTTCGTGCCCGAGGGGGACGAGCTGCGCAAGGCGCTCGTGGAGGCGGTCGAGGGGACGAGCGGCGGGCCGATGCTGGCCGAGCGGATCAGGGACGGCTACCTGGGCGGCGTCGAACGGCTCGGCGAGCTGCGGCTGCTGGCCGAGGGCAAGGCCGGGGAAGGGAGCTGGGCGGTGACGCCCAAGGTGTTCACCACCGATGTGGACACCTTCGCGGGGAAGCTGCCGGAGATCGGGGAGGAGTGCTTCGGGCCGGCGTCGATCGTGGTGACGTACCGCGAGGTGGGGGAGCTGCGGGCAGTGCTCGAACGGCTGGACGGGTCGCTCACGGCCACCGTCCACGGGACCGATCCTGACGAGGCGGCTGAGGTCGTCGAGGTGCTCGGGCGCAAGGCGGGGCGGCTCATCTGGAACGGCTGGCCGACGGGGGTCGCGGTGTGCTGGGCGATGCACCACGGCGGGCCCTGGCCGTCGGCCACCACGACGTCCACCTCGGTCGGTGCCACGGCGATCGAGCGGTGGGTGGCGCCGACGGCGTACCAGGACTGGCCGGAGGCGCTGCTGCCGGACGAGCTGAAGGACGGCAACCCGCTCGGGATTCCGCGGCGGGTGGATGGGCGCCTGCGACTCGGCGGCTGA
- a CDS encoding 5-dehydro-4-deoxyglucarate dehydratase, whose translation MRLEGVLFFPVTPFDAAGELAEAVLARHVADGVAAGAGGVFTACGTGEFNALDPGEYGRAVATAVTAAAGRVPVLGGAGGTLPAARALAREAAARGADGLLLMPPYLVNAPAAGLVRYVRDVADAGGLPVIIYQRGNARFTPEAVAELARTPNIVGFKDGLGDLDLLQRIILRVREAGHEDFTFFNGLPTAEFTMPAYRGLGVTLYSSAVFAFAPEIAIAFHRALTEGDEGLVRRLLTGFYLPLVELRDLVPGYAVSLVKAGVRLRGLEVGGVRAPLVDPSVEHVGRLERILAAGLRIATA comes from the coding sequence ATGCGGCTAGAAGGTGTTCTCTTCTTCCCTGTCACCCCGTTCGACGCCGCCGGCGAGCTCGCGGAAGCGGTGCTCGCCCGGCACGTCGCCGACGGGGTCGCGGCCGGGGCGGGAGGAGTGTTCACCGCGTGCGGCACCGGCGAGTTCAACGCCCTCGACCCCGGCGAGTACGGGCGAGCCGTCGCCACCGCCGTCACCGCGGCCGCGGGGCGGGTGCCCGTGCTCGGCGGGGCCGGCGGCACCCTGCCCGCCGCCCGCGCCCTCGCCCGCGAGGCCGCCGCCCGCGGCGCCGACGGGCTGCTGCTCATGCCCCCCTACCTCGTCAACGCCCCCGCCGCCGGCCTCGTCCGGTACGTCCGCGACGTGGCCGACGCCGGCGGCCTGCCGGTGATCATCTACCAGCGGGGCAACGCCCGCTTCACCCCCGAGGCCGTGGCCGAACTCGCCCGGACGCCGAACATCGTCGGCTTCAAGGACGGCCTGGGCGACCTCGACCTGCTGCAGCGGATCATCCTGCGGGTCCGGGAGGCCGGCCACGAGGACTTCACCTTCTTCAACGGGCTGCCTACCGCCGAGTTCACCATGCCCGCCTACCGGGGGCTCGGGGTGACGCTGTACTCCAGCGCGGTGTTCGCGTTCGCGCCCGAGATCGCGATCGCCTTCCACAGGGCGTTGACCGAGGGGGACGAGGGGCTGGTGCGGCGGCTCCTGACCGGCTTCTACCTGCCGCTGGTGGAGCTGCGCGACCTCGTGCCCGGGTACGCGGTCTCGCTGGTGAAGGCGGGGGTGCGGCTGCGCGGGCTGGAGGTCGGCGGGGTGCGGGCGCCGCTGGTGGATCCGTCGGTGGAGCATGTGGGGCGGCTGGAGCGGATCCTGGCGGCGGGCCTGCGCATAGCCACCGCCTGA
- a CDS encoding IclR family transcriptional regulator, producing MEPQLVKSAERTVRILEALAESHDTLTLSELQQRTGFPRSSLHALMRTLVELNWVETDSARSAFGIGPHALLTGTAYLDKDPALPFAQETLEDLRDEIGRTVHFARRDGAHVLYLATRESREAAHVIPRVGRRLPAHVTALGQVLLAQLTDDEVVALLPDPLVGLTEHSITDLGKLTGELDQVRTRGWSCEREQGTLGVACVAVAVDYRIPATDAISCSMPAALPPAEVERVTEAVIKHTRKLAATLRREGIR from the coding sequence ATGGAGCCCCAGCTGGTCAAGTCCGCCGAGCGGACCGTACGCATCCTGGAAGCGCTGGCGGAGTCGCACGACACCCTGACGCTGTCGGAGCTCCAGCAGCGCACCGGCTTCCCGCGCAGCAGCCTGCACGCCCTCATGCGCACGCTGGTCGAGCTCAACTGGGTCGAGACCGACTCGGCCCGATCGGCGTTCGGGATCGGGCCGCACGCGCTGCTCACCGGGACGGCGTACCTCGACAAGGATCCCGCGCTGCCCTTCGCCCAGGAAACCCTGGAGGACCTGCGGGACGAGATCGGGCGGACCGTGCACTTCGCCCGCCGGGACGGCGCGCACGTGCTCTACCTGGCGACCAGGGAGTCGCGTGAGGCCGCGCACGTCATCCCCAGGGTGGGCCGCCGCCTGCCCGCCCACGTCACCGCGCTCGGCCAGGTCCTGCTCGCCCAGCTCACCGACGACGAGGTCGTGGCCCTGCTCCCCGACCCCCTCGTGGGACTCACTGAGCATTCCATCACCGACCTGGGCAAACTGACCGGCGAGCTGGACCAGGTGCGCACCCGGGGCTGGTCCTGCGAACGCGAGCAGGGCACGCTCGGCGTCGCCTGCGTCGCCGTGGCCGTCGACTACCGCATCCCGGCCACGGACGCGATCAGCTGCTCCATGCCCGCGGCCCTGCCGCCCGCCGAGGTCGAACGGGTCACCGAAGCGGTGATCAAGCACACCCGCAAGCTCGCAGCCACCCTCCGCCGGGAGGGCATCCGCTAG
- a CDS encoding carbohydrate ABC transporter permease, translating to MRFDSALGLESRRGPLAVAARFVVYGLMVVAFTGPLVGLLVSAFSKTLDPTSFTLWPDEFTLENFVQAGEKNVYLYLLNSFVVVGFGLLLQMLVSVFAAYALARKKFRGMTVVMLFMLATMMLPEEIIAIPLSLVLADLPVLHLNLIGTYAGMILPVGAWGFSILVMTEFMKEVPVELEEAARIDGAGELRIFATIIVPLCRPALGVIGVFGFTMIWDQYLLPLIVATESTMWTLPIALRSLRSDEEVGIGVLLAASLLALLPSIIAFLAFQRQFMRGLTSGAVKG from the coding sequence ATGAGGTTCGACAGCGCACTGGGGCTGGAGTCGCGCAGGGGGCCGCTCGCCGTCGCCGCGCGTTTCGTCGTCTACGGGCTCATGGTCGTGGCGTTCACGGGGCCGCTCGTGGGGCTGCTGGTCAGCGCGTTCAGCAAGACGCTCGACCCCACGTCGTTCACCCTCTGGCCGGACGAGTTCACGCTGGAGAACTTCGTCCAGGCCGGGGAGAAGAACGTCTACCTCTATCTGCTGAACTCGTTCGTGGTCGTCGGCTTCGGGCTGCTGCTGCAGATGCTGGTGAGCGTCTTCGCGGCGTACGCGCTGGCGCGCAAGAAGTTCCGCGGCATGACGGTCGTGATGCTGTTCATGCTGGCCACGATGATGCTGCCCGAGGAGATCATCGCGATCCCGCTCTCGCTCGTCCTCGCCGACCTGCCGGTGCTGCACCTCAACCTCATCGGCACCTACGCGGGCATGATCCTGCCCGTCGGCGCCTGGGGGTTCTCGATCCTGGTCATGACGGAGTTCATGAAGGAGGTGCCGGTCGAGCTGGAGGAGGCCGCGCGCATCGACGGGGCGGGCGAGCTGCGCATCTTCGCCACCATCATCGTGCCGCTGTGCCGGCCGGCGCTGGGCGTGATCGGTGTCTTCGGGTTCACCATGATCTGGGACCAGTATCTGCTGCCGCTGATCGTCGCGACCGAGTCGACCATGTGGACGCTGCCCATCGCGCTGCGCTCGCTCCGCTCGGACGAGGAGGTCGGCATCGGCGTGCTGCTCGCGGCCTCGCTGCTGGCGCTGCTGCCGTCGATCATCGCGTTCCTGGCCTTCCAGCGGCAGTTCATGCGCGGCCTCACCAGCGGGGCGGTCAAGGGATAG